A portion of the Haemophilus influenzae genome contains these proteins:
- a CDS encoding OPT family oligopeptide transporter, translating into MHNENLKELTVRGIILGALITVIFTASNVYLGLKVGVTFASSIPAAVISMAVLKFFKDSSILENNMVQTQASSAGTLSSVIFVLPGLLMMGYWQDFPFWQTMLICAAGGTLGVLFTIPLRRAMVVNSNLPYPEGVAAAEILKAGNHADGDSGVKDIAYGGVLAGLVAFLTNGLRVMADGASAWIQTGKAAFQLPMGFSLALLGAGYLIGIVGGIAMLIGVILTWGVAVPYFTMSEDIAADASLIDSAMTVWKTKVRYIGVGTIGIAAIWTLLILMKPMIEGMVHSFRMLKGGQEASEHRIDIDLSPKTMIYILIATVALIVISLHHFIAAAPISPELSILLVVVCTFLAVFIGFFVAAASGYMAGLVGSSSSPISGIGIISVIVISLVLVSIGNASGLFETVDGQKFLTALTLFTASIVITTACISNDNLQDLKTGLLVEATPWRQQVALIIGCFVGALVIAPVLEILYHAYGFSGALPRPDMDPSQALSAPQATLMTAISQGIFTNKLEWTYILTGVGLGAVLITIDAFLKKVSNKVFSLPVIAVGIGIYLPPSINTPVIVGAFLAWIMARHIAKLGNKEMSAKAERFGTLFSAGLIVGESLMGVILAFIIAASVTTGGSEAPLSLNLENWDTIGEWLGLIVFIVGIVIFASRVLRAKKSD; encoded by the coding sequence ATGCATAACGAAAACTTAAAAGAATTGACCGTTCGAGGAATTATTCTCGGTGCATTGATTACGGTAATTTTCACTGCATCCAATGTGTATCTCGGTCTAAAAGTGGGGGTGACATTTGCGTCATCTATTCCAGCGGCCGTCATTTCTATGGCAGTACTCAAATTTTTCAAAGATTCTAGCATTCTTGAAAATAATATGGTGCAAACTCAAGCATCTTCAGCAGGTACGCTTTCTTCTGTGATCTTCGTCTTACCTGGTTTATTAATGATGGGCTACTGGCAAGATTTTCCATTCTGGCAAACGATGTTGATTTGTGCAGCTGGTGGTACATTGGGCGTGTTATTCACTATTCCATTACGCCGTGCAATGGTGGTAAATAGTAATTTACCTTATCCTGAAGGGGTAGCCGCTGCAGAAATTTTGAAAGCAGGTAATCATGCAGATGGCGATAGCGGCGTGAAAGATATTGCTTACGGTGGTGTTTTAGCAGGATTAGTTGCATTTTTAACTAATGGTTTACGCGTTATGGCTGATGGTGCAAGTGCTTGGATTCAAACAGGAAAAGCGGCGTTCCAATTACCAATGGGCTTTTCACTTGCCTTACTCGGTGCTGGTTATTTAATTGGTATTGTGGGCGGTATTGCGATGTTAATCGGTGTTATTTTGACTTGGGGTGTGGCAGTGCCATATTTCACAATGTCAGAAGATATTGCCGCGGATGCAAGTTTAATTGATTCTGCGATGACTGTTTGGAAAACCAAAGTGCGTTATATTGGTGTGGGTACAATTGGTATTGCTGCGATTTGGACATTGCTGATTTTAATGAAACCAATGATTGAAGGGATGGTTCATTCTTTCCGTATGCTGAAAGGTGGGCAAGAGGCATCAGAACATCGTATTGATATTGACCTTTCTCCAAAAACAATGATTTATATCTTAATTGCGACGGTTGCGTTAATTGTTATTTCATTACATCACTTTATTGCGGCGGCACCAATTTCGCCTGAGCTTTCCATTTTATTAGTGGTAGTTTGTACTTTCTTAGCGGTATTTATCGGCTTCTTTGTGGCAGCTGCTTCTGGTTATATGGCAGGTTTAGTGGGTTCATCTTCAAGCCCAATTTCTGGTATCGGAATTATTTCTGTTATCGTGATTTCATTAGTATTGGTGTCAATCGGTAACGCCTCGGGCTTATTTGAAACTGTAGATGGTCAGAAATTTTTAACCGCACTTACATTGTTTACGGCATCTATCGTAATCACTACAGCTTGTATTTCTAATGATAATCTACAAGATTTAAAAACGGGTTTATTAGTTGAAGCAACACCTTGGCGACAACAAGTTGCATTAATTATCGGCTGCTTTGTCGGTGCACTTGTTATCGCGCCAGTGTTAGAAATCTTGTATCACGCGTATGGTTTCAGCGGTGCGTTACCACGCCCAGATATGGATCCTTCACAAGCCTTATCTGCACCACAAGCAACGTTAATGACCGCCATTTCTCAAGGTATTTTCACAAATAAATTGGAATGGACTTACATCTTAACAGGTGTAGGTTTAGGCGCTGTGTTAATTACGATTGATGCATTTTTGAAAAAAGTCAGCAACAAAGTCTTTAGCTTGCCAGTTATTGCTGTGGGGATTGGTATTTACTTACCACCATCAATTAATACGCCTGTGATTGTCGGGGCATTCTTAGCGTGGATTATGGCACGCCATATTGCAAAACTTGGAAACAAAGAAATGTCAGCTAAAGCAGAACGTTTCGGTACGCTTTTCTCTGCAGGTTTAATTGTAGGCGAAAGTTTAATGGGTGTCATTTTAGCATTTATTATTGCGGCTTCTGTTACCACCGGTGGTTCTGAAGCGCCATTATCCTTAAATCTTGAAAATTGGGATACGATTGGCGAGTGGTTAGGTTTAATCGTATTTATCGTGGGCATTGTGATTTTTGCATCTCGCGTATTACGTGCGAAAAAATCTGATTAA
- the cysQ gene encoding 3'(2'),5'-bisphosphate nucleotidase CysQ, translating to MLTLNEHLLNQVLLIAYQAGKHLQQFYQKQVHVELKEDNTPVTEADLFVSQFLTEKLTALFPNVPVLSEENCHISFEERKNWKEYWLIDPLDGTQQFINRTDQFSVLITLVRKNKPVLSIIHAPILSTTYYAMRDFGAFKKQLDQVKKLTKNTINFDRPLRIAVGATTSQEKVRSILPKDFPCEFVVVGSSSLKSGLVAEGAVDCYVRLGQTGEWDTAGAEVLLAETHGAIFDSHFEPLTYNQRETLINPHFVMVGDQSLDWRSVFQFN from the coding sequence ATGCTGACGTTAAATGAACATTTACTCAACCAAGTATTGTTGATTGCTTATCAAGCAGGTAAGCATTTGCAACAGTTTTATCAAAAACAGGTTCATGTTGAATTGAAAGAAGACAACACGCCTGTGACGGAAGCGGATCTTTTTGTGAGCCAATTTTTAACAGAAAAATTGACCGCACTTTTCCCTAATGTCCCTGTTCTTTCGGAAGAAAATTGCCATATTTCCTTTGAAGAACGTAAAAATTGGAAAGAATATTGGTTGATTGATCCTCTTGATGGCACACAACAATTTATTAATCGTACCGATCAATTTTCTGTGTTGATTACCTTAGTTCGTAAAAATAAACCAGTGTTAAGCATTATTCATGCACCAATTTTATCGACAACTTATTATGCGATGCGTGATTTCGGCGCGTTTAAAAAACAACTGGATCAGGTAAAAAAACTCACTAAAAACACGATTAATTTTGACCGCCCTTTACGAATTGCGGTAGGTGCAACGACTTCACAAGAAAAAGTGCGGTCGATTTTGCCGAAGGATTTTCCTTGTGAATTTGTTGTGGTTGGTTCAAGTAGCTTAAAAAGCGGTTTGGTGGCTGAAGGCGCAGTAGATTGTTATGTTCGTTTAGGACAAACAGGCGAATGGGATACCGCTGGGGCAGAAGTTCTGCTTGCTGAAACTCACGGTGCCATTTTTGACTCTCATTTTGAGCCTTTAACCTATAACCAGCGTGAAACCTTGATTAATCCGCATTTTGTCATGGTGGGCGATCAATCACTCGATTGGCGTTCTGTCTTTCAATTTAATTGA
- the zwf gene encoding glucose-6-phosphate dehydrogenase, whose amino-acid sequence MQTDNNCIVIFGASGDLTHRKLIPALYNLYKIGRLSENFSVLGVARSELNDETFREKMREALIHNEETTPETLDAFCSHLYYQAVNTSDAQDYGKLVPRLDELHDKYQTCGNTLYYMSTPPSLYGVIPECLAAHGLNTEEYGWKRIIVEKPFGYDEKTAQALDVQIHHFFEEHQIYRIDHYLGKETVQNLLVLRFSNGWFEPLWNRNFIDYVEITGAESIGVEERGGYYDGSGAMRDMFQNHLLQVLAMVAMEPPAIINANSMRDEVAKVMHSLRPLTAEDMEHNLVLGQYTAAQINGKMENGYLEEKGVPTDSRTETYISLRCEIENWRWAGVPFYVRTGKRLPARVTEVVIHFKTTPHPVFSQNAPENKLIIRIQPDEAISMRFGLKKPGAGFEAKEVSMDFRYADLAGTQVLTAYERLLLDAMKGDATLFARTDAVHAAWKFVQPILDYKANGGRIHEYEAGTWGPVAADKLIAKQGKVWRKPSGLMKKKV is encoded by the coding sequence ATGCAAACAGATAATAACTGTATCGTCATCTTTGGCGCGTCTGGTGACTTAACTCACCGTAAACTCATTCCAGCTCTTTATAATCTCTATAAAATCGGGCGTTTGAGTGAAAACTTTTCCGTTCTTGGTGTTGCACGTTCTGAGTTGAACGATGAAACTTTCCGCGAAAAAATGCGTGAGGCGTTAATCCATAATGAAGAAACAACACCAGAAACCTTAGATGCTTTCTGCTCTCATCTTTATTACCAAGCTGTGAATACATCTGATGCTCAAGATTATGGCAAACTTGTTCCACGTTTAGACGAGCTTCACGATAAATATCAAACCTGTGGTAACACCCTTTACTATATGTCCACTCCGCCAAGTCTTTATGGCGTGATTCCTGAGTGTTTGGCTGCTCATGGTTTAAATACGGAAGAATATGGCTGGAAACGAATTATCGTTGAAAAACCTTTTGGTTATGATGAAAAAACAGCGCAAGCCCTAGACGTACAAATCCACCATTTCTTTGAAGAACACCAAATTTATCGTATTGACCATTATTTAGGTAAAGAAACCGTTCAAAACTTGCTCGTATTACGTTTCTCAAATGGTTGGTTTGAACCGCTTTGGAACCGTAATTTCATTGATTATGTAGAAATTACTGGCGCAGAATCTATCGGCGTGGAAGAGCGCGGTGGCTATTATGATGGTTCTGGCGCAATGCGCGATATGTTCCAAAACCATTTATTGCAAGTATTAGCGATGGTGGCAATGGAGCCGCCTGCGATTATTAATGCGAATTCAATGCGTGATGAAGTAGCAAAAGTGATGCATAGTTTGCGTCCATTAACCGCCGAAGATATGGAGCATAATCTCGTTTTAGGTCAATACACTGCGGCTCAAATTAACGGCAAAATGGAAAATGGCTATTTAGAAGAAAAAGGCGTACCGACAGATTCTCGTACTGAAACCTACATCTCATTGCGTTGTGAAATTGAAAACTGGCGTTGGGCTGGCGTGCCGTTCTATGTTCGTACGGGTAAACGCTTACCAGCTCGTGTGACTGAAGTTGTGATCCATTTTAAAACTACGCCACATCCTGTATTCAGCCAAAATGCACCAGAGAATAAATTGATTATTCGTATTCAACCTGATGAAGCTATTTCAATGCGTTTTGGTTTGAAGAAACCAGGTGCAGGTTTTGAGGCGAAAGAAGTATCAATGGATTTCCGTTATGCAGATTTAGCAGGCACTCAAGTATTAACCGCTTATGAACGTTTATTGTTGGATGCGATGAAAGGCGATGCAACCTTGTTTGCGCGTACTGATGCTGTGCATGCTGCATGGAAATTTGTGCAACCGATTTTAGATTACAAAGCCAATGGTGGCCGTATTCACGAATATGAAGCTGGCACTTGGGGGCCTGTTGCAGCTGATAAATTAATCGCAAAACAAGGCAAAGTGTGGCGTAAACCAAGTGGATTGATGAAGAAAAAAGTTTAA
- the pgl gene encoding 6-phosphogluconolactonase yields MNYISFPTAQHAVDKIAQEFLIYGQLNHPVHISLSGGSTPKLLFKTLAKSPYAEQINWKNLHFWWGDDRMVPPTDSESNYGEVQKLLFDHIQIPTENIHRIRGENEPHFELKRFEEELSAVIPNGVFDWIILGMGTDGHTASLFPHQTNFDDENLAVIAKHPESGQIRISKTAKLIEQAKRITYLVTGESKADILKEIQTTPAENLPYPAAKIKAKNGVTEWYLDKAAARLL; encoded by the coding sequence ATGAACTATATCAGCTTCCCAACTGCTCAACACGCAGTCGATAAGATTGCACAAGAATTTTTGATTTATGGTCAATTAAATCACCCTGTGCATATTTCCCTTTCTGGTGGTTCAACGCCTAAGTTATTATTTAAAACCCTAGCTAAATCACCTTATGCTGAACAAATTAACTGGAAAAATCTGCATTTTTGGTGGGGAGATGATCGTATGGTTCCGCCAACAGATTCAGAAAGCAACTATGGTGAAGTGCAAAAACTTTTATTCGATCATATTCAAATTCCAACGGAAAATATCCATCGAATTCGTGGCGAAAATGAACCGCACTTTGAACTAAAACGCTTCGAAGAAGAATTAAGTGCGGTCATTCCAAACGGTGTTTTTGATTGGATTATTTTAGGCATGGGAACAGACGGTCATACCGCTTCTCTCTTCCCACATCAAACCAATTTTGATGATGAAAACCTAGCTGTCATTGCTAAGCATCCTGAAAGTGGTCAAATTCGCATTTCTAAAACAGCTAAACTCATTGAACAAGCCAAACGCATTACCTATTTGGTAACGGGCGAAAGCAAGGCGGATATTTTAAAAGAAATCCAAACGACTCCTGCAGAAAATCTGCCTTACCCTGCTGCCAAAATTAAAGCAAAAAATGGGGTGACGGAGTGGTACTTAGACAAAGCAGCGGCAAGGCTGCTCTAA
- a CDS encoding DUF1304 family protein, with translation MKAKVVFANQGLYNGFLAAGIIFGYAINQISVIYFFLGCVIIAAVFGAVTTKNKGILVKQGLPVLAIVLQMVA, from the coding sequence TTGAAAGCAAAAGTGGTGTTCGCCAATCAAGGGTTATACAACGGCTTTTTGGCAGCAGGGATTATTTTTGGTTATGCCATCAACCAAATTTCGGTGATTTATTTCTTTTTAGGTTGTGTGATTATCGCCGCAGTTTTTGGGGCGGTTACGACGAAGAATAAGGGGATATTGGTAAAGCAGGGGTTGCCTGTGTTGGCAATAGTTTTGCAAATGGTTGCATAA
- a CDS encoding transposase, whose translation MTTKYNAGIHHRRSIRLKHYNYRSEGFYFITICCKNKECLFGHIINQQMQLNDLGNYVKQCWENIPMFFPQVRIDEFVIMPNHLHGIIEIIEQVKGKCNLPLQSRATQLPQKGTSQTIGSIVRGFKAGVTSWARKNSEIFDVWQRNYYEHIIRDEKSYLQIYEYIQNNPILWEQD comes from the coding sequence ATGACTACGAAATATAATGCAGGTATTCATCATCGAAGATCGATTCGTTTAAAACATTATAATTATCGTTCTGAAGGATTTTATTTCATCACCATTTGTTGTAAAAATAAAGAATGTCTATTTGGGCATATCATTAATCAACAAATGCAATTAAATGATTTAGGGAATTACGTAAAACAGTGTTGGGAAAATATTCCAATGTTCTTTCCACAAGTACGAATTGATGAATTTGTTATTATGCCAAATCATTTACACGGTATTATTGAAATTATTGAACAGGTAAAGGGCAAATGTAATTTGCCCCTACAATCGAGAGCAACACAGTTGCCACAAAAGGGAACATCTCAAACAATTGGCTCAATAGTTCGTGGATTTAAAGCAGGTGTAACATCTTGGGCAAGAAAAAATAGTGAAATTTTTGATGTTTGGCAGCGAAATTATTATGAACATATTATTCGTGATGAAAAATCCTATTTGCAGATTTATGAATATATTCAAAATAATCCTATTTTATGGGAACAAGATTAA
- the gnd gene encoding decarboxylating NADP(+)-dependent phosphogluconate dehydrogenase codes for MSVKGDIGVIGLAVMGQNLILNMNDHGFKVVAYNRTTSKVDEFLQGAAKGTNIIGAYSLEDLAAKLEKPRKVMLMVRAGDVVDQFIDALLPHLEEGDIIIDGGNSNYPDTNRRVKALAEKGIRFIGSGVSGGEEGARHGPSIMPGGNQEAWQYVKPIFQAISAKTEQGEPCCDWVGGEGAGHFVKMVHNGIEYGDMQLICEAYQFLKEGLGLSYEEMQAIFAEWKNTELDSYLIDITTDILGYKDASGEPLVEKILDTAGQKGTGKWTGINALDFGIPLTLITESVFARCVSSFKDQRVAANQLFGKTITPVEGDKKVWIEAVRKALLASKIISYAQGFMLIREASEQFGWDINYGATALLWREGCIIRSRFLGNIRDAYEANPNLVFLGSDSYFKGILENALSDWRKVVAKSIEVGIPMPCMASAITFLDGYTSARLPANLLQAQRDYFGAHTYERTDKPRGEFFHTNWTGRGGNTASTTYDV; via the coding sequence ATGTCAGTAAAAGGCGACATCGGTGTTATCGGCTTAGCCGTAATGGGGCAAAACCTCATTTTAAATATGAACGACCACGGGTTTAAAGTCGTGGCATATAACCGTACCACTTCAAAAGTGGATGAGTTTTTACAAGGTGCGGCAAAAGGCACGAATATTATCGGTGCATACTCTTTAGAAGATTTAGCTGCTAAATTAGAAAAACCACGTAAAGTGATGTTAATGGTGCGCGCGGGTGATGTGGTGGATCAATTCATTGATGCGTTACTACCGCACTTAGAAGAAGGCGACATCATTATTGATGGTGGTAACTCAAACTATCCAGATACGAACCGTCGAGTGAAAGCCTTGGCGGAGAAAGGTATTCGCTTTATCGGTTCGGGTGTGTCTGGTGGCGAAGAAGGGGCGCGTCACGGGCCTTCAATTATGCCGGGCGGTAATCAAGAAGCGTGGCAGTATGTGAAACCTATTTTCCAAGCAATCTCAGCTAAAACAGAACAAGGCGAACCTTGTTGTGACTGGGTCGGCGGCGAAGGTGCTGGTCATTTTGTGAAAATGGTTCACAATGGTATTGAATATGGCGATATGCAGTTAATTTGCGAAGCATACCAATTCTTAAAAGAAGGTTTAGGCTTAAGCTATGAAGAAATGCAAGCCATCTTCGCAGAATGGAAAAATACTGAACTTGATAGCTATTTAATCGATATCACCACTGACATTCTTGGCTATAAAGATGCAAGTGGAGAACCTTTAGTCGAAAAAATCTTGGATACTGCAGGTCAAAAAGGGACAGGTAAATGGACAGGTATCAATGCGTTAGATTTTGGTATTCCATTAACTTTAATCACTGAATCCGTTTTTGCACGCTGCGTGTCTTCCTTTAAAGATCAACGTGTTGCGGCTAATCAATTATTCGGCAAAACTATTACACCAGTTGAAGGCGACAAAAAAGTATGGATTGAAGCGGTACGTAAAGCATTATTAGCGTCAAAAATTATTTCTTACGCACAAGGCTTTATGCTGATTCGTGAAGCCTCTGAACAATTTGGTTGGGATATTAACTATGGTGCAACTGCGTTGTTATGGCGTGAAGGTTGTATCATTCGTAGCCGTTTCTTAGGTAATATTCGCGATGCTTATGAAGCAAATCCAAATCTTGTTTTCTTAGGTTCAGATAGCTACTTCAAAGGCATTTTAGAAAACGCATTAAGTGACTGGCGTAAAGTGGTGGCAAAATCTATCGAAGTGGGTATCCCAATGCCTTGTATGGCGTCTGCGATTACTTTCTTAGATGGCTATACTTCAGCACGTTTACCAGCAAACTTATTGCAAGCACAACGCGACTACTTCGGTGCTCATACTTATGAACGCACAGATAAACCTCGTGGCGAGTTTTTCCACACCAACTGGACTGGTCGTGGCGGTAACACAGCATCAACTACTTATGATGTGTAG
- a CDS encoding glucose-6-phosphate 1-dehydrogenase family protein: MLSLTTESCELFNIPFYQFAQIKKFCPEDIPAIKADYKLHWDNWKAIIQSVSAQLGTPFAKPHIESWTNGWQVRAHFFAYFKYEFNQNSAAIFSVLLNRRRLRVCLDWHCYRADRSQINVQQYNQWLDQFDFKQFADFEIWREDESEYDDFRQVKVISEKNLILRSDEDFWCIGKSIEKAELNQIDPVLFITHTIQQLQPLYDRCHQ, encoded by the coding sequence ATGCTCTCGCTTACGACTGAATCTTGCGAACTGTTCAACATTCCTTTCTACCAATTCGCCCAAATAAAAAAATTCTGCCCAGAAGATATTCCAGCGATTAAAGCGGATTACAAATTACATTGGGATAATTGGAAAGCGATAATTCAATCTGTTTCAGCACAACTCGGTACGCCTTTTGCGAAACCGCATATTGAAAGCTGGACCAATGGTTGGCAAGTGCGGGCTCATTTCTTCGCTTATTTTAAATACGAGTTTAACCAAAATTCTGCCGCAATCTTTTCTGTGCTATTAAATCGTCGCCGACTAAGAGTGTGTTTAGATTGGCATTGCTATCGTGCAGATCGCTCACAAATTAATGTGCAACAATATAATCAGTGGCTTGATCAATTTGATTTCAAACAATTTGCTGATTTTGAGATTTGGCGAGAGGATGAAAGTGAATATGATGATTTTCGCCAAGTGAAGGTCATTTCTGAAAAAAATCTGATCTTACGTTCAGATGAGGATTTTTGGTGCATAGGAAAAAGTATTGAAAAAGCCGAATTAAATCAAATAGATCCCGTTTTATTTATTACACACACCATTCAACAATTACAACCGCTTTACGATCGCTGCCATCAATAA
- the apaH gene encoding bis(5'-nucleosyl)-tetraphosphatase (symmetrical) ApaH, producing MATYFVGDLQGCYDELQLLLERVDFNPTQDKLYLVGDLVARGDKSLECLRFVKSLGNAAQTVLGNHDLHLIATALDIKKVKSRDRVDAIFNAPDFDELIHWLRHQPLLVHNEKLNFLMSHAGISPDWDLKTAKSCAAEVEQILQHGDFHYLIENMYSEQPDRWSPDLQGLARHRYIINAFTRMRFCYLDHRFDFACKSPLKDAPAELTPWFNLDNPLYKQIPIVFGHWASLVDEPTPKGIYALDTGCVWNNRMTLLHWEDKQFFTQSAVKNYSDF from the coding sequence ATGGCAACCTATTTCGTCGGTGATTTGCAAGGCTGTTATGATGAATTACAGCTTTTATTAGAACGTGTAGATTTCAATCCTACGCAAGATAAACTTTATCTTGTGGGGGATCTTGTGGCACGTGGGGATAAATCACTTGAATGTCTTCGTTTTGTAAAATCACTTGGTAATGCAGCGCAAACCGTACTAGGGAATCACGATTTACATTTAATTGCGACTGCACTGGACATTAAAAAAGTGAAATCGCGTGATCGTGTTGATGCCATTTTTAATGCGCCCGATTTTGATGAGTTGATTCATTGGTTACGCCATCAGCCATTACTTGTGCATAATGAAAAGTTAAACTTCCTGATGTCACACGCAGGCATTTCCCCAGATTGGGATTTGAAAACTGCGAAATCTTGTGCGGCTGAAGTTGAACAAATTTTACAGCACGGCGATTTTCATTATCTTATTGAAAATATGTATTCTGAACAGCCTGATCGCTGGTCGCCAGATTTACAGGGCTTAGCACGTCATCGCTACATTATTAATGCTTTCACTCGAATGCGTTTTTGCTATTTGGATCATCGCTTTGATTTTGCCTGTAAATCCCCTTTAAAAGATGCGCCAGCGGAGCTCACGCCTTGGTTTAATTTAGATAATCCACTTTATAAACAGATTCCCATTGTCTTTGGGCATTGGGCAAGTTTAGTCGATGAGCCTACTCCAAAAGGTATTTATGCCTTAGATACGGGTTGTGTGTGGAATAATCGAATGACCCTGCTGCATTGGGAAGACAAGCAGTTCTTCACTCAAAGTGCGGTCAAAAATTACAGTGATTTTTAA
- the rsmA gene encoding 16S rRNA (adenine(1518)-N(6)/adenine(1519)-N(6))-dimethyltransferase RsmA — MNSKKHLGHTARKRFGQNFLHNTSVIQGIVAAIYPQPNQFLVEIGPGLGALTEPVGELVDHLTVVELDRDLAERLRHHPFLHQKLTVIETDAMQFDFGELYTKENLAEKGQKLRVFGNLPYNISTPLMFHLFKYHDVIQDMHFMLQKEVVKRLCAAPNSKAYGRLTIMAQYFCQVMPVLEVPPSAFKPAPKVDSAVVRLIPHKELPHPVKDLYWLNLVCSQAFNQRRKTLRNALSTLFSPENLTALGIDLNARAENLAIADYARLANWLADNPPADVNKDEILDSEE; from the coding sequence ATGAATTCAAAAAAACACTTAGGCCATACGGCGCGTAAACGCTTTGGTCAAAACTTTTTACATAATACTTCTGTCATTCAAGGTATCGTGGCGGCGATTTACCCACAACCCAATCAATTCTTAGTGGAAATTGGTCCGGGACTTGGTGCATTAACAGAGCCTGTTGGTGAACTTGTCGATCATCTGACTGTGGTAGAGCTTGACCGAGACCTTGCAGAACGTTTACGTCACCATCCATTTTTACATCAAAAGCTCACCGTTATTGAAACGGATGCGATGCAATTTGATTTTGGTGAGCTTTATACAAAAGAAAATTTGGCAGAAAAAGGGCAAAAATTGCGTGTGTTTGGTAACTTGCCTTACAACATTTCTACGCCATTGATGTTCCACTTGTTTAAATATCATGATGTGATTCAAGATATGCACTTTATGCTGCAAAAAGAAGTGGTAAAACGCCTATGTGCCGCACCAAATAGCAAAGCCTACGGTCGTTTAACGATTATGGCGCAATATTTCTGCCAAGTGATGCCTGTGCTTGAAGTACCACCTTCGGCATTCAAACCTGCACCGAAAGTAGATTCAGCCGTTGTGCGTTTAATTCCGCATAAGGAATTACCGCACCCTGTAAAAGATTTATATTGGTTGAACCTTGTTTGCTCCCAAGCGTTCAATCAACGTCGAAAAACATTACGCAATGCACTCTCAACTCTATTTTCACCTGAAAATCTGACCGCACTTGGTATTGATTTAAATGCACGTGCAGAAAATTTGGCTATCGCAGATTATGCACGTTTAGCGAACTGGTTAGCGGATAATCCACCAGCAGATGTCAATAAAGATGAAATCTTAGATTCAGAAGAATAA
- a CDS encoding glycosyltransferase has protein sequence MNKTLLSNNNHPNISLTCQKFQYGGGMERYLIDIVNGLSQANITPKIYSAKFDTTLSEYNLINPIKINLSFVPKKWRTSFLSYFSNKYKETSEVSLTTSYTLSDVVICGGNHKGYLQASKKKPSISDRFKIMGEQKSLNQSKYVIAHSALMKKELVELYHISENKIDVIYPPINTDKFTQIDEYRREQLREKLGFKKDEIIYLFPSTGHTRKGFDILKQYFENTQLPIRLVVAGTPVEESPKISSLGFCKNMPELYQAVDFTIMASQYEPFGLVGLESILSGTPVIFSENMGCLEVLQNEFGYTFSRENISTLDDAIQKSVKQASEQQHRILNPMDCIRYNPSLSHHIKAILELIAK, from the coding sequence ATGAATAAAACATTACTAAGTAATAATAATCACCCAAATATTTCATTAACCTGTCAAAAATTTCAATACGGTGGAGGTATGGAACGATATCTTATTGATATTGTTAATGGATTATCTCAGGCTAACATTACACCTAAAATTTACTCTGCCAAATTTGATACGACATTATCAGAATATAATCTAATTAATCCAATTAAGATTAATCTTTCTTTTGTTCCTAAAAAATGGAGAACCTCGTTTCTTTCCTATTTTTCAAATAAATATAAAGAAACATCAGAAGTCTCACTTACCACCTCTTATACCCTATCTGACGTGGTTATTTGTGGTGGTAATCATAAAGGATATCTACAAGCATCAAAGAAAAAGCCAAGCATATCAGATCGATTTAAAATCATGGGTGAACAAAAATCCTTAAATCAGTCCAAATATGTCATCGCTCATTCTGCATTGATGAAAAAAGAACTCGTTGAGTTATATCATATCTCTGAAAACAAAATTGATGTGATTTATCCCCCCATTAATACAGATAAATTCACACAAATCGATGAATATAGAAGAGAGCAACTCAGAGAAAAATTAGGTTTTAAAAAAGACGAGATTATTTACCTATTCCCTTCAACAGGACATACGCGAAAAGGCTTTGATATTTTAAAACAATATTTTGAAAACACCCAGTTACCCATTCGCTTAGTGGTAGCAGGAACGCCTGTAGAAGAAAGTCCTAAAATCTCTTCACTTGGGTTTTGCAAAAATATGCCTGAATTATATCAAGCGGTAGATTTCACCATTATGGCATCTCAATATGAGCCATTTGGGCTGGTTGGGCTAGAATCTATATTATCTGGTACGCCAGTTATTTTTTCTGAAAACATGGGATGCCTAGAAGTATTACAAAACGAATTTGGCTATACATTTTCTAGAGAAAACATAAGTACTTTAGATGATGCAATTCAAAAATCAGTAAAACAAGCATCTGAACAGCAACACCGTATTCTCAATCCAATGGACTGTATTCGTTATAATCCAAGTTTGAGTCATCATATTAAAGCAATACTGGAACTCATCGCTAAATGA